One genomic window of Dysgonomonas mossii includes the following:
- a CDS encoding OmpA family protein encodes MKHFSFVAAIVLSCALLLSSCGASNTVKGGGIGAGAGGALGAGIGAIIGGGKGAAWGAGIGAVVGGSAGAIIGNKMDKQKKELEQINGAQVESINDGQAIKVTFESGILFATNSSTLSSASQSALSNFAASLNNNPDTDVQIYGHTDNTGSDAINNPLSEKRAQAVYNFLQTKGVSGKRMVSQGFGSTQPVADNSSVAGRAQNRRVEVYILPNEKMLKDAQQGK; translated from the coding sequence ATGAAACATTTTTCATTCGTAGCAGCTATTGTTTTGAGCTGCGCATTACTATTATCTAGCTGTGGAGCCAGCAATACTGTAAAAGGTGGAGGTATCGGTGCAGGTGCAGGTGGTGCATTGGGCGCAGGTATTGGTGCTATTATAGGCGGCGGTAAAGGTGCTGCATGGGGTGCAGGTATAGGCGCTGTAGTTGGTGGTTCGGCCGGAGCTATCATTGGCAACAAAATGGACAAACAAAAGAAAGAATTGGAGCAGATCAACGGAGCTCAGGTGGAATCTATCAACGATGGACAAGCTATCAAAGTTACGTTTGAATCAGGAATTCTATTTGCAACAAATTCAAGTACATTAAGTTCTGCTTCACAAAGCGCACTAAGCAACTTCGCTGCTTCATTAAATAATAATCCTGATACTGATGTTCAAATATACGGACACACAGATAATACAGGTTCTGACGCTATAAACAATCCTTTGTCTGAAAAACGTGCACAAGCTGTTTATAATTTCCTTCAAACGAAAGGTGTTTCAGGAAAACGTATGGTATCTCAAGGATTTGGATCTACACAACCTGTTGCCGACAACAGTTCTGTTGCAGGTAGAGCTCAAAACCGTCGTGTAGAAGTTTACATCCTTCCTAACGAAAAGATGCTAAAAGACGCTCAACAGGGTAAATAA